TTAATAGTGGGCTTACCGAGTTCTTCTAGTAACTGGTTCGTCTTGGAGAAATGGCTACAGCCAAAGAAACCCCGACGTGCAGACAAAGGCGATGGATGCGGCGCAGTCAACACATGATGCTTTTGACGATCAATCATCGACCCTTTCTTTTGAGCATGAGCACCCCAAAGCAAGAATATGATGTTCTCACTATTTTGGTTTAGCACTTCAATCATTTTATCGGTGAAGGTCTCCCAACCTAGCTTAGCGTGAGAGTGTGCCTGCCCCTGCTCGACTGTGAGTACGGTGTTTAGAAGCAATATACCCTGTTCAGCCCAGCTTTTGAGATAACCATGTTCTGGGATCTCGAACCCGGGAATATCCTGAGCGAGTTCCTTGTACATATTGACGAGCGACGGCGGCGTCTTTACACCCGGCAGAACCGAGAAACAGAGACCATGCGCCTGATTGGGACCGTGATAAGGATCTTGACCAAGAATCACCACATTCACATCGGCAAATTCGGTATATTGAAAGGCATTGAACACATCGCTCGCTGGAGGGTAGATGGTTTTACCCGCTTCGCGCTGCACCTCGACAAACTCTAAAGTTTGCTGAAGGTATGCTTGCTGTTTCTCTTTACCGATGACGTCTTGCCAGGTGAGTGTTGTCATTGTCGTGCCCTAGATGGTGAAATCTGGGGCGTAGTCTATCACTCAACGGAGGGTCACCACTACTGTCATTTGGCTTTACGCCAAGCACCTTTGACGCACAACTTGAACGTCAGTGCTGTTTTTAGTTCGTTAGTATATTAATGATGCTGATTCTTCATCTGTGGTGTTCGGTAGTGCCCGTGACAATGAATATGACGATTTGGACTTGGGAAACGCGATGAGCGTGTTGTGTTTGGTCTTGGAGCGGCTGGACGAGTCATAATGGCACCTACCTTTGAGAGTCACAGATTTATGCAACATGCATGTAACTCAGTATGAAAGAAAGATGCCAAAAACGCATAATCCAATAGTAATAAATTAACTATTTATCGCAAAATGTCTCAGTTTTTGGATTTCATCGGCCCATATTTCGGGCTCTATTGTCTCTAAAATCAGAGGGATAGCATCAAATCGCTCATCTTTGGCAATATACTCAAAACAAGCCCAACCGATCTCACCTTTACCCAGTGAATGATGGCGATCCACCTTACCTGCCAACGGGATCTTTGAATCGTTTAAGTGCATAGCCCTTAAATAGTGCATGCCTACGACACGATCAAACTCCGCAAACGTCGCCTCACACGCCTCTTTTGTTCGCAGATCATAACCCGCAGTAAACGTATGGCACGTATCAAGACAGACACCGACGCGTGATTTGTCTTCTACCTTATCGATAATGTGCGCTAGGTGCTCAAAACGCCAGCCTAGGTTTGTCCCTTGCCCCGCCGTATTCTCAATCACCGCAATCACATTAGGAACGACCTTGTGCGCTAAATTGATAGATTCAGCGATTCGATCAAGACACTCCTGTTCAGAAATCTTCTTTAGGTGACTGCCTGGATGGAAGTTAAGTAACGTTAGCCCCAACTGATGACAGCGCTCCATTTCATCAATAAACGCCGCTCTAGACTTCTCCAATTTCTCTTGTTCAGGGGCGCCTAAGTTGATTAGGTAAGAGTCATGAGGAAGAATTTGTTCCGTGCGGAAGCCGTATTTTTGACATTCCGCTTTAAAGTTTTGAATGACTTTTTCATCAAGCGGCTTTGCCACCCATTGACGCTGATTTTTAGTAAATAACGCAAACGCGTTTGCGCCAATCGCATGGGCTCTTTGTGGCACATTATCCACACCACCAGCCGCAGACACATGCGCACCAATAAATTTATTCATCTTTGTTTTCACCCGATCAAGATCACAATTCTAGAACTGTTATTTAGCGATCTTATACTTTCAGTTTTAGCTATGGAAATCGTTGTTTTTTGGTTTCCAGAGCAATAAATCGGCTCATTTTGTTGTTTTATTACAACAAAATGATCACTCAAATAAATTTGAATACTTAAAATAACATTTAAACACACCATTTTTAAAGGTTTAGTTGACCTTGGTCAAAAAATTAACCCTTAAGTTTTTAATGTTTTTTGTTGTAATTTGATCTAAATCAATACTAAAATAACCACAACGAGTTATATATAGACCAGCTCAACAAAATTTGAAAATTAACACCATAAGTTTACCACTCTAAAAGTGGATTAGGAGATAGTGATGATTCAAGGTATCCAAATTACTAAAGCAGCAAACGACGACCTACTAAACTC
The Vibrio sp. CB1-14 DNA segment above includes these coding regions:
- the ung gene encoding uracil-DNA glycosylase, yielding MTTLTWQDVIGKEKQQAYLQQTLEFVEVQREAGKTIYPPASDVFNAFQYTEFADVNVVILGQDPYHGPNQAHGLCFSVLPGVKTPPSLVNMYKELAQDIPGFEIPEHGYLKSWAEQGILLLNTVLTVEQGQAHSHAKLGWETFTDKMIEVLNQNSENIIFLLWGAHAQKKGSMIDRQKHHVLTAPHPSPLSARRGFFGCSHFSKTNQLLEELGKPTINWQPRLD
- the nfo gene encoding deoxyribonuclease IV encodes the protein MNKFIGAHVSAAGGVDNVPQRAHAIGANAFALFTKNQRQWVAKPLDEKVIQNFKAECQKYGFRTEQILPHDSYLINLGAPEQEKLEKSRAAFIDEMERCHQLGLTLLNFHPGSHLKKISEQECLDRIAESINLAHKVVPNVIAVIENTAGQGTNLGWRFEHLAHIIDKVEDKSRVGVCLDTCHTFTAGYDLRTKEACEATFAEFDRVVGMHYLRAMHLNDSKIPLAGKVDRHHSLGKGEIGWACFEYIAKDERFDAIPLILETIEPEIWADEIQKLRHFAINS